The following are encoded together in the Gemmatimonadota bacterium genome:
- the pyrF gene encoding orotidine-5'-phosphate decarboxylase, which produces MAEVIVALDCPSRREALSIVERLGHRQNWYKVGLELFTREGPVVVRELVDAGKRVFLDLKLHDIPQTVERAVAAASVLGAEMATLHITGGEHMVAAARSAAEDKVLLLGVTVLTSLSLADLEVVRGSSVRSMRSEVERLGRIAIDWELSGVVLSPLEASWISAMSKGDLALVTPGIRCGGEDSDDQMRVATPAQAVEAGADFIVVGRPVIGAEDPADALAGIRAETEQATSAR; this is translated from the coding sequence ATGGCCGAAGTAATAGTCGCGCTCGACTGCCCTTCGCGCCGCGAGGCGCTCTCCATCGTGGAGCGCCTGGGCCACCGGCAGAACTGGTACAAGGTCGGCCTCGAGCTCTTCACCCGCGAAGGCCCGGTAGTGGTCCGGGAGCTGGTGGACGCCGGCAAACGGGTTTTTCTGGATCTGAAGCTTCACGACATCCCTCAGACCGTGGAGCGAGCCGTGGCCGCCGCTTCGGTCCTCGGCGCGGAGATGGCCACCCTGCACATCACGGGCGGCGAGCATATGGTGGCGGCCGCAAGGTCAGCGGCGGAAGACAAGGTTCTCCTCCTGGGCGTGACGGTGCTTACCTCGCTCTCCCTCGCCGACCTCGAGGTCGTACGCGGCAGCTCGGTGAGATCGATGCGTTCGGAGGTCGAACGCCTCGGCCGGATCGCCATCGACTGGGAACTGAGCGGTGTCGTGCTCTCGCCGCTGGAAGCCTCCTGGATCTCGGCGATGTCGAAAGGCGACCTCGCCCTAGTGACCCCTGGAATCCGTTGCGGAGGCGAAGACAGCGACGACCAGATGCGGGTGGCGACTCCCGCGCAAGCCGTCGAGGCCGGGGCGGACTTTATCGTTGTCGGACGCCCCGTCATTGGTGCCGAAGACCCCGCCGACGCCCTCGCCGGGATCAGGGCCGAGACGGAACAGGCCACCTCGGCGCGATAG
- a CDS encoding dihydroorotate dehydrogenase codes for MNLGVRLFGHDFRNPVFMAAGSCGFVREVARALDVEALGGFVTKSVTVEPRAGNAAPRVTEYGRGMLNSVGLANPGLAQVRKTHLPWIAHNLKRPQVFVSVAGRTAADYARIAATLHDADGFLGYELNLSCPNALTDGHATIAHDPDAVAAVVAACRRATDRPLAVKLGPDLGDPLRSAVAAEDAGADALTLVNTLPMSSGKLRRAAFRLGSGAGGLSGPPLRPHALRALAAIRGRLPVVAVGGIHRAADAVRYGRAGAALVQVCTGAFADPRTPARVVNGLRRWRASPRARSWTELSG; via the coding sequence GTGAATCTCGGCGTCAGACTCTTCGGACACGACTTCCGGAATCCCGTATTCATGGCGGCGGGCTCGTGCGGATTCGTGCGAGAGGTGGCCCGCGCCCTCGACGTCGAGGCTCTGGGCGGCTTCGTCACCAAGTCTGTGACGGTGGAGCCGCGCGCAGGCAACGCCGCGCCCCGCGTCACCGAGTACGGCCGGGGGATGCTCAACTCGGTCGGACTCGCCAATCCGGGGCTCGCGCAGGTGCGGAAGACGCACCTGCCCTGGATCGCGCACAACCTCAAGCGCCCCCAGGTATTCGTGAGCGTCGCCGGTAGGACCGCCGCGGACTACGCGCGGATCGCGGCGACGTTGCACGACGCCGACGGATTTCTCGGCTACGAGCTCAACCTCTCGTGCCCGAACGCGCTCACCGACGGGCATGCCACGATCGCACACGATCCCGATGCGGTCGCGGCAGTGGTGGCCGCCTGCCGTCGAGCCACGGACCGTCCGCTCGCCGTAAAGTTGGGGCCCGACCTCGGGGATCCGCTTCGCTCCGCCGTCGCCGCTGAAGACGCGGGTGCTGACGCGCTGACCCTCGTCAACACCCTTCCGATGTCCTCCGGTAAGCTGCGTCGCGCCGCCTTCCGCCTGGGGAGCGGTGCAGGCGGTCTCTCGGGCCCGCCTCTCCGACCCCATGCCTTGCGAGCTCTCGCTGCGATCAGGGGAAGGCTTCCGGTAGTCGCCGTGGGGGGGATCCACCGTGCCGCCGATGCGGTCCGCTACGGACGTGCCGGCGCCGCACTGGTCCAGGTTTGCACCGGGGCCTTCGCCGATCCTCGGACTCCTGCGCGAGTGGTGAACGGGCTTCGGAGGTGGCGAGCGAGCCCTCGGGCGCGGTCCTGGACGGAACTAAGCGGCTGA
- the cysS gene encoding cysteine--tRNA ligase, translating to MGLRLYDTALRDTVVFEPRTGSPVTVYACGPTVYDFAHIGNFRSFLFFDLVHRYLAWRGHEVRFVMNLTDVDDKVIEAADRAGVSICEYTQRFADALFVDARALGMRSPASMPRATEHIEGMIDFIERLMERGHAYKADDGAVYFSVKSFPAYGRLRSPTGMAAGARVAHGDYEKEEDRDFALWKSADEAAVSTGAAWESPWGIGRPGWHLECSVMSIAELGAPVDLHLGGEDLVFPHHENEIAQSEAAIDGPFVRHWLHVKHLFVEGRKMSKSLGNFISVHALLGEGYDPASIRHILISSHYRGELNFTRAGLEASKRATQRLLDFDGRLRELRVRDETESGDLARLAGEALTSFRRAMDDDFNSAEGLAALFVFVGQANALLDRSDAVSAADRDAALETLVSIDSVLGLIETAKVGQELEPDLAQEIEALIEERAEARSERDFARADEIRAELMERGVALEDGPEGTRWKLVR from the coding sequence GTGGGCCTGCGCCTTTACGACACGGCTCTGCGCGACACGGTCGTCTTCGAGCCCAGGACCGGCTCGCCAGTGACCGTATACGCCTGCGGACCCACTGTCTACGACTTCGCCCACATCGGCAACTTCCGCTCCTTTCTCTTCTTCGATCTAGTCCACAGGTACCTGGCGTGGCGCGGCCACGAGGTCAGGTTCGTGATGAATCTGACCGACGTCGACGACAAGGTCATCGAGGCCGCCGATCGGGCGGGCGTGAGCATCTGCGAATACACGCAGCGGTTCGCCGACGCCCTCTTCGTCGACGCGCGCGCCCTCGGGATGCGGTCCCCGGCATCCATGCCCCGCGCGACCGAGCACATCGAAGGCATGATCGATTTCATCGAACGTCTCATGGAGCGAGGCCACGCCTACAAGGCGGATGACGGCGCGGTCTACTTCTCGGTGAAATCCTTCCCCGCCTACGGAAGGCTTCGTTCACCTACGGGCATGGCCGCCGGCGCTCGGGTGGCTCACGGGGATTACGAGAAGGAGGAGGACCGCGACTTCGCCCTTTGGAAGTCCGCCGACGAGGCCGCCGTCTCGACCGGCGCCGCCTGGGAGTCGCCGTGGGGCATCGGCAGACCGGGCTGGCACCTGGAGTGCTCCGTCATGAGCATCGCCGAGCTGGGAGCCCCCGTCGACCTCCACCTCGGGGGAGAGGATCTCGTCTTCCCCCACCACGAGAACGAGATCGCGCAGTCGGAAGCGGCGATCGACGGCCCCTTCGTCCGCCACTGGCTTCACGTGAAGCATCTCTTCGTGGAGGGCCGGAAGATGTCGAAGTCGCTCGGCAACTTCATTTCGGTGCACGCGCTGCTCGGCGAGGGCTACGACCCCGCGTCGATTCGGCACATCCTCATCTCCTCTCACTACCGCGGCGAGCTCAATTTCACCCGGGCCGGCCTGGAGGCTTCCAAGCGGGCCACTCAGCGCCTCCTCGATTTCGACGGGAGACTTCGTGAGCTCCGGGTCCGCGACGAAACGGAATCGGGTGATCTGGCGCGATTGGCGGGCGAGGCTCTCACCTCCTTCCGGCGGGCGATGGACGACGACTTCAACTCCGCCGAAGGGCTTGCGGCGCTCTTCGTCTTCGTGGGCCAGGCGAACGCGCTGCTCGACCGGAGCGACGCCGTCTCCGCCGCCGATCGCGACGCGGCCCTGGAAACCCTCGTCTCCATCGATTCCGTCCTCGGCCTCATCGAGACCGCCAAGGTCGGTCAGGAGCTGGAGCCCGATCTCGCGCAGGAGATAGAGGCTCTGATCGAGGAGAGAGCCGAAGCCCGGTCGGAACGCGACTTCGCCAGAGCCGACGAGATCCGCGCCGAACTCATGGAGCGCGGGGTGGCGCTGGAGGACGGACCCGAAGGCACGCGCTGGAAGCTGGTGCGGTAG